TGCATGGCCCTCTGAACCTTGTGTCTTTTTCACATGATTCATCAGGCTATCTTGTTGTTCGGCGGTAATAATATCGTCAGCTTTACGTTGTGGTAAACCTGCCTCACGAACCTGCTCTAGGAGCTTCTCAACTGGACGACCCACGCTGAGCGCTAACTCTTTAATCGACTTGTTCGTCATATACTACACCTCCTAGTTAAACCATGATTCGCGCGCTTTCATAATAAGTTGACCTGCTTTTTCGGCATCCAGACCGTCGATATCCGCGATATCATCGGTTGCCTGATCTGCAAGATCATCCACGGTTACCACACCACGAGCTGCGAGAGCCTGCGCGATCTCTGCTGTCATGCCTTCCATTGCAACAAGTTCTTCACTTGGCGCTTGTACGTTTTCTTGCTGTTGTAATGCATCAGCAAGTGCAAGTTCTTTCGCACGGCTTTGCAATAACTCAACCAGCTCAGCATCCAGTTCGATTTCATCAAACGTTTCAGCAGGCACGTAAGCAATTTCTTCAAGCGAGGTGAAGCCCATTTCTACCAGCGCCATCGCCAAATCTTCAGCAATATCCAGACGGGTAACAAACATGTCCAGGTATTTTTGTGCTTCGCTTTGTTGACGGGCGTAGTATTCTTCTTCCAGCATCATATCCAGCTTATAGCCAGTCAGTTCCGATGCCAGACGTACGTTTTGACCTTGTGAACCAATCGCACGGGCCAACTGGTCACTGGTTGCAAAAATAATATCGGCAGTATGGGCATCTTCATCGATGACAATACTCGATACATCTGCTGGTTCCAATGCACTTGCGATATATTGCGCAGGATCATCCGACCAAACGACCACATCAATACGCTCGCCATTGAGCTCTTGCTGTACCGCCTGGATACGTGTACCACGCATACCAATACAAGCTCCCACCGGATCAATACGATGGTCATTGGTTTTCACTGCAATTTTAGCACGGACACCCGGCTGGCGGGCTGCGGCCTTAATTTCAATAATTTCTTCCGTGATTTCCGGAATTTCTTTTTTCATCAGTGCGATCAGCATTTCTGGCTTAGCACGTGACAATAAAAGCTGTGCACCACGGCCTTCACGGTTCACATTATAAAGAATCGCATTTACGCGCTGCTTCGGACGCAGAATCTCCTTCGGAATCATTTCTTCACGCGCCAGATAAGCTTCTGCATTGTCACCGAGGTCAATGATAAAGCCATCTTTGGTTTGTTTTTTCACTTCACCATAGATAAGTTCACCGACTTTGGATTCATAGGCATCCGCCACCAATGCGCGTTCTGCTTCACGAATCTTCTGCACAATCACCTGCTTGGCAATCTGCGCGGCAATACGACCGAAATCAATCGATTCAACTTCCAGTTCACGGATGTCACCAATCGACCATTTTGCAGGATCGACATCAGAAATCGCATCCTGGCAAGCCGGCATTTCATGATCTTCATCTGCAACGACTTCCCATTGACGGAAAGTACGATAGTCACCGGTTTTACGGTCAATTTCCACACGAAGACGAGCTTCTTCCGAGTGAGTTCCCTCGTAGAATTTCTTCTTAGTCGCTGCAACCAAAGCTTGTTCTAGCGCTTCAAAAATTGCTTCACGACTTACACCTTTTTCGTTACTAACCGTTTCAACGACGGTAAGAATTTCACGTGCCATAAGTCACCTATTTGTTCAGATTCTTATTGATTTGATTAATCTTGATAAACCAAATTTGCTTTATCGATATTGTGACTGTCGATATCCAAAATCTGCTGTTTTTCTACTTCAACTTGAATCATTTCATTTTCAAGATTGACTGCAACCAGTTTGGCCTGGAATTTACGACGGTTATCGACTGCACTAATCAGACGAAGCGCTACCGTCTGACCGATATAGCCTGACATCTGCTGCAACTCGAAGAAGGGACGATCCCAGCCAGGTGAAGAAACTTCAAGTGAATATTCGCCCGAAATTGGATCATGTACATCCAGTATGGCTCCAACCTGCTGTGTCACACGTACACAATCCTGAACCCCAATACCGCGCCCCTGTTCAACTTCACCATCTTCATTGATCACAGGTTCAGCATTATCCTCAACCGGACGGTCAATATAGATGCGTAATAATGAACGTTTGCCCTGTGGCAGGAACTCAATCCCCCACAGATTTACCTCACAGGCTTCAACTGCGGGTGCAATCAAGTCCTGAAGTGCTTGAGTTTTATTTGATAGCTTCATTTACTCTCGTCATCTGGTGCGAATTTATGATCTATTTGACCACTACAAACCAATACAAACTATAGTAGTAGTGAAACATGGAGATTTGACCAAATAATGTCGACACTACACGATAGCCAATAAAAAAGGGCGTAAATCGCCCCAATTAATGCACAATCCAGATCTTTTTCAAATCCCACTGTGCAAAAAGGCCCACCTTGTTGTGAGCCTCTTTTAAGAAACTTGGTAGCGGGAGCTGGATTTGAACCAACGACCTTCGGGTTATGAGCCCGACGAGCTACCAGACTGCTCCATCCCGCATCAACGTGCAAAAATTATATACAAAAGATGAGAGCTTTTCAATCATAACTGCATCATTCTGCATATTTGTGATCTGTCGCTGAAAAATTGGTAGCGGGAGCTGGATTTGAACCAACGACCTTCGGGTTATGAGCCCGACGAGCTACCAGACTGCTCCATCCCGCATCAGCGTACAAATAACATTCAGCCTAATATAGACTGCTCTTAAAGTTTGCATCTTTAAAAGATTGGTAGCGGGAGCTGGATTTGAACCAACGACCTTCGGGTTATGAGCCCGACGAGCTACCAGACTGCTCCATCCCGCAACAACATGCAAATTATTTTCTCAACTTAAATCAGATTTAAGCTGCCTTTTAAAAGTTTGCCTCTTTCAAAAGGATTGATTGGTAGCGGGAGCTGGATTTGAACCAACGACCTTCGGGTTATGAGCCCGACGAGCTACCAGACTGCTCCATCCCGCATCAACAGAAGTTTTGCTGCACATCACCAACTTATATTCTGGATTCATAAGTTGGTGCGGAGGGGGGGACTTGAACCCCCACGCCCGAAAGCACTACCACCTCAAGGTAGCGTGTCTACCAATTCCACCACCACCGCAGCTGTGACGCATTCTAGTCGCATCACCGGAAAAAAGAAAGGTTTAATTCAGATTATTCGGTTTCTTGGGGTGCAGTTGGTGAAGTTTCAACCGGTTGTGCCGGAGCAGCTGAAACCGATTGCACCGAGGACAAACTGTAAGCATCGGTAGTTTGTTTCTTGGCGAAAATCGCCAAGGTGATGCTGGTAACAAAGAATAGCGCTGTAAAAACAGCAGTTAAACGAGTCAGAAAATTACCAGAACCTGAGGCACCGAAGATCGTCGCTGCACCACCGCCGCCAAACGAGGCACCAGCATCCGCACCTTTACCATGCTGAACCAAAATCAAGACAATCATCAAAATCGCTAAGATAATATGTACTACCAGCACAAAAGTTTGCATGCTGAACTCCTCATTATTGTGTATTTGCAAATGCTTGAGCAATTTGAAGGAATGACTCAGCATTGAGTGATGCACCACCCACCAATGCCCCGTTGATATCCGGGCAGGTTGCTAACTCTACTGCATTTTCCGGTTTTACACTACCACCATATAAGATCGCAATTGTTTCGCCATAACCGGTAATCTGGCTTAAGCCTTGACGGATTTGCGCATGCATGGCCTGTGCATCCTGTGGAGAAGCAGTTTTCCCGGTGCCAATCGCCCAGATCGGCTCATAGGCAATAACGATGCGTTTCCACTGCTCTGCTTCGACCACCGCTGCAATATCACAAATCTGCTGCAATACCACTGCTTCGGCCTGCCCTGCCTCACGTTGTTCCAGACTTTCACCGACACAGTAAATCACGGTAAGCCCAGCATTCAGGGCATTTTTTATTTTGGCCTTTAAAATCTCAACGGTATCTGCAAACAGCTCACGACGCTCAGAATGACCGACCAGTACATACCTGATGTTGCTGTCTGCCAGCAACTCAGCACTGACTTCACCGGTATAAGCCCCAGTACCTGGAATGCGTGATACATCTTGGGCAACTGTATACACTGCACGATTGGCTGTAGACAGTTGTGCCTGAATTTGAGTCAGCGCAATCGAAATCGGTGCTACTCCGAGATGACATTGCGCTTCAGCAATCGGCGCAATTTCCAGTAATTCCGTCATACTACGAACTAGAGCACATGCATCTGCCTGAACCGGGTTCATTTTCCAGTTCCCCACCACCCACGGGATAATCGCCGAAACCGACATAAACAACCTATTTTACTGACATATCTTGAGTTGGGCCCATTCTACACGGAATTGGAAAATTTAAAGAATAGTTTTATTGAGCAGATTTTTCACTTTTGGCGCTTCCAAATGGTTATTTTTTGTTATCAGGTAAAAAAACGCCGGCTTCTTCCGACCAGTTCAAAGTTTTAGTGAATAGTAAGAAGATGACAGCACTCTCAGCTATGGTATTTTTATACAACAAACGTATAATTTCAAAGATAGCAAATTAAAAAAATTGAACTAATAGGCATATTGAAGCATGACAGTATTACAGGGGACCCCGAGATTTACGGGGTTTATTCGTCGCTTAGTCGATGAAGGTGCATTATCGGCTGAAGAGATGCGGACTGCTTTGGACAAGGCCAAGCAGGAAAAAACGGATATCGTGGCGTATTTGATCGGCCACTATAATCTTTCTCCAACGACAATTGCCGAAACAATTTCAGTTGAATTTGCCGAGCCTTTATTTGATCTGGGGGCGTATGATTCTGGACAAATCTTACGTGAAGAAATAGATGAAAAATTAATTACCAAACACCGGGTTCTGCCAATTTTTAAGAGTGCCAATATCCTTTATATTGCCACCAGTAACCCGACCAATATTGAAGCCATTGATGCAATCCGCTTTGCCACCAAACTGAATATTGAAAGTATTATTGTTGAATACAATAAACTGGAAAAACTGATTGAACAGAATTTCACCGAAGAAAGCACGTTTGATTTTGATGACAGTTTTGATCTCGATCTTGATGTCGAAGGCAGTGAAATCTCGGATAAAGAAGACGAGGAAGACCAGGAAAAAGGCGAAGAAGCTCCTATTGTTAAATATATTAATAAATTGCTGATTGATGCAATCCGGATGGGTGCATCGGATCTGCATTTT
The nucleotide sequence above comes from Acinetobacter sp. 10FS3-1. Encoded proteins:
- the nusA gene encoding transcription termination factor NusA — translated: MAREILTVVETVSNEKGVSREAIFEALEQALVAATKKKFYEGTHSEEARLRVEIDRKTGDYRTFRQWEVVADEDHEMPACQDAISDVDPAKWSIGDIRELEVESIDFGRIAAQIAKQVIVQKIREAERALVADAYESKVGELIYGEVKKQTKDGFIIDLGDNAEAYLAREEMIPKEILRPKQRVNAILYNVNREGRGAQLLLSRAKPEMLIALMKKEIPEITEEIIEIKAAARQPGVRAKIAVKTNDHRIDPVGACIGMRGTRIQAVQQELNGERIDVVVWSDDPAQYIASALEPADVSSIVIDEDAHTADIIFATSDQLARAIGSQGQNVRLASELTGYKLDMMLEEEYYARQQSEAQKYLDMFVTRLDIAEDLAMALVEMGFTSLEEIAYVPAETFDEIELDAELVELLQSRAKELALADALQQQENVQAPSEELVAMEGMTAEIAQALAARGVVTVDDLADQATDDIADIDGLDAEKAGQLIMKARESWFN
- the rimP gene encoding ribosome maturation factor RimP translates to MKLSNKTQALQDLIAPAVEACEVNLWGIEFLPQGKRSLLRIYIDRPVEDNAEPVINEDGEVEQGRGIGVQDCVRVTQQVGAILDVHDPISGEYSLEVSSPGWDRPFFELQQMSGYIGQTVALRLISAVDNRRKFQAKLVAVNLENEMIQVEVEKQQILDIDSHNIDKANLVYQD
- the secG gene encoding preprotein translocase subunit SecG, with protein sequence MQTFVLVVHIILAILMIVLILVQHGKGADAGASFGGGGAATIFGASGSGNFLTRLTAVFTALFFVTSITLAIFAKKQTTDAYSLSSVQSVSAAPAQPVETSPTAPQETE
- the tpiA gene encoding triose-phosphate isomerase; the protein is MSVSAIIPWVVGNWKMNPVQADACALVRSMTELLEIAPIAEAQCHLGVAPISIALTQIQAQLSTANRAVYTVAQDVSRIPGTGAYTGEVSAELLADSNIRYVLVGHSERRELFADTVEILKAKIKNALNAGLTVIYCVGESLEQREAGQAEAVVLQQICDIAAVVEAEQWKRIVIAYEPIWAIGTGKTASPQDAQAMHAQIRQGLSQITGYGETIAILYGGSVKPENAVELATCPDINGALVGGASLNAESFLQIAQAFANTQ